The following are encoded together in the Heterodontus francisci isolate sHetFra1 chromosome 41, sHetFra1.hap1, whole genome shotgun sequence genome:
- the LOC137353565 gene encoding ferritin heavy chain, oocyte isoform-like — MYAVNKQINLELYSSYVYLSMSYYFDWDDVALRHFAEFFKEQSHEEWEHAEKLLKFQNKCGGRIILEDIKKPEQDEWSNGLEAMQRALQMEKDVNQSLLDLHKLSTSNTDPHLCDFLETHYLDEQVKMIKKLGDHITNLKRLGAPDNGMGEYLFDKHTLGEE; from the exons ATGTATGCTGTTAACAAGCAGATTAACCTGGAGCTCTATTCCTCCTATGTTTACCTGTCCATG TCCTATTACTTTGACTGGGATGATGTTGCCCTGCgtcactttgctgagttcttcaaggAGCAGTCACATGAGGAATGGGAGCATGCTGAGAAACTGCTGAAATTCCAGAATAAATGTGGAGGCCGAATCATCTTGGAGGACATCAAG AAGCCAGAGcaggatgagtggagcaatggtctggaggcaatgcagagagctctgcagatggagaaggatgtgaaccagagtctgctggatctgcacaaactctccactagcaacactgaccctcat TTAtgtgacttcctggagactcactacttggatgagcaagtgaagatgatcaagaagcttggagatcacatcaccaacctgaagagactgggagcccctgacaatggcatgggagagtacctgtttgacaagcaCACACTGGGGGAAGAGTGA